One window of Podarcis raffonei isolate rPodRaf1 chromosome 15, rPodRaf1.pri, whole genome shotgun sequence genomic DNA carries:
- the LOC128402375 gene encoding putative methyltransferase DDB_G0268948 — MATRLFEERAHAAIYRKYRFSPQENLQGVIFSYLEEKRVSPGQLAVDVGCGSGQSTRMLAKHFEKVFGTDISEAQIEEARRAPQPPNVSYLVCPAEDLPFEDGSVDLVTAFAAVHWFDGPRFLREVDRVLKPSGCVVFSSYNWDMQLCYKDCTDKLTEIFREVVDQLFTFRNKKLKSLQNDYQEIFDSLPFQEKKRMTDIFDKIPLSVADVIGYIQSLSQHRLYLEAQPEEAKSLLQNTERRFLETMGVSSRDTQLELLTKHICILGCKSS; from the exons ATGGCCACTCGTCTGTTTGAGGAGAGGGCTCACGCTGCTATTTATAGAAAATACAGGTTTTCCCCGCAGGAGAACCTACAGGGCGTGATCTTCTCGTACCTGGAAGAAAAG AGAGTGAGCCCTGGGCAGCTGGCAGTCGATGTAGGTTGTGGCTCGGGCCAAAGCACTCGGATGCTGGCAAAACATTTTGAGAAGGTGTTCGGGACAGACATCAGTGAAGCTCAGATCGAGGAGGCCAGGAGAGCTCCACAACCACCCAATGTCTCTTATCT GGTGTGCCCTGCCGAAGACCTCCCTTTCGAAGATGGCTCTGTGGACCTGGTCACGGCGTTTGCGGCCGTCCACTGGTTTGACGGGCCTCGCTTTCTGAGGGAAGTGGACCGAGTTCTCAAGCCGTCAGGCTGTGTGGTCTTCAGCTCCTACAACTGGGACATGCAGTTGTGTTACAAAGATTGTACAGACAAGTTAACAGAGATCTTCAGAGAG gtGGTAGACCAGCTTTTCACCTTTAGAAATAAAAAGCTCAAATCACTTCAGAATGATTACCAAGAAATCTTTGATTCTTTGCCATTTCAGGAGAAGAAGAG gaTGACAGATATTTTCGATAAAATTCCCCTGAGTGTTGCTGATGTAATAGGATATATCCAGTCACTCTCGCAGCACCGACTTTATCTGGAAGCCCAGCCTGAGGAGGCGAAATCACTTCTCCAAAACACAGAGCGAAG GTTTCTGGAGACGATGGGCGTTTCTTCTCGGGATACCCAGCTGGAGTTGCTCACGAAGCACATTTGCATCTTGGGCTGCAAGAGCTCCTGA